A region of Denticeps clupeoides chromosome 19, fDenClu1.1, whole genome shotgun sequence DNA encodes the following proteins:
- the glmnb gene encoding glomulin, FKBP associated protein b isoform X2, whose product MAENDLTEVVQRWQRTPEGEFKEEDRELFINAGRTIVAQGDGGKLLDFFREQRNQGIVKSMGCGLMAPLVDEALKRRKSLVDCRAAIHHLVQTCRPADLQDVLLEQVKSHPEAISDTIMLLVPALQTALLRLGDRKGPSVGATLEVLQTQVAKLPVPYTPRQEREDAYGLGRCCGALLDFVRPFVAEVQGSNATADGSCMLSLRDPLLQAHLDGPQSSLWNFATQITIILPAIQHPLPKLLLCPTPRKMEQSGDRGESRACLAYLLFVQLIAMEMFPAVFSPVFVLQCNMDYINLLLSSKEEPWLMKGLELYEKSLERVEDGSLPVALLELQSFSRVPQNLVEIMTVCPMEHLKTKGLAVFQLFTDKLSGEAKHKFFRCMLKTSHHAGVDGHIIKNIKKQVDLTRKAAGSVWFSGSHLLSLLQLALCLPQGAETDLLNGMDRVIESLNLLRFLLIVQKGHGSIVDASELHALAERYLKTLRACLCMSRSYYSSEVKGIREDHKNKAKEAREAQRGKNPARDITVKNEKLSSMSPEVQHQVLQSALVTFDLMESLVVRIEELMEGSCTPEI is encoded by the exons ATGGCGGAGAATGACCTGACCGAAGTCGTACAGAGATGG CAAAGAACCCCGGAGGGTGAATTTAAAGAGGAGGACCGGGAGCTCTTCATCAACGCGGGCCGCACCATCGTCGCCCAGGGAGACGGCGGCAAACTGCTCGACTTCTTCAGAGAGCAGAGGAACCAG GGTATTGTGAAGTCCATGGGCTGTGGGCTGATGGCGCCCTTAGTGGACGAAGcgctgaagaggaggaagagcctGGTTGACTGCCGAGCGGCGATCCACCATCTGGTGCAG ACTTGCCGTCCTGCTGACCTTCAGGATGTTTTGCTGGAGCAAGTGAAGAGCCACCCTGAAGCCATCTCAGACACCATCATGCTCCTCGTCCCAGCCCTCCAGACAG CGCTGCTCAGGTTAGGTGACAGGAAGGGACCGTCCGTGGGAGCCACCCTGGAGGTCCTGCAGACGCAGGTGGCCAAGCTGCCCGTCCCCTACACGCCTCGGCAGGAGAGGGAGGACGCCTACGGCCTCGGCCGCTGCTGCGGCGCCCTGCTCGACTTCGTACGGCCGTTCGTGGCGGAGGTGCAGGGGAGCAACGCCACAGCGGACGGCAG CTGCATGTTGAGTCTGAGGGACCCGCTTCTCCAAGCCCATCTGGACGGGCCTCAAAGCTCCCTGTGGAACTTCGCCACACAGATCACG ATCATCCTCCCAGCGATACAGCACCCGCTGCCGAAGCTCCTGCTCTGCCCGACACCGAGGAAGATGGAGCAGAGCGGGGACCGTGGCGAGTCTCGCGCCTGTCTGGCCTACCTGCTGTTCGTCCAGCTTATTGCCATGGAGATGTTCCCGGCGGTTTTTAG CCCTGTTTTTGTTCTGCAGTGCAATATGGATTATATCAACCTCTTGCTGAGCAG CAAAGAGGAACCCTGGTTAATGAAAGGCCTG GAGCTTTATGAGAAAAGTCTGGAGAGGGTGGAGGACGGGAGTCTCCCTGTTGCTCTGCTGGAGCTCCAGTCCTTCTCCAGGGTTCCTCAG AACTTGGTGGAGATCATGACTGTGTGCCCGATGGAGCATTTG AAAACAAAAGGCCTCGCCGTGTTCCAGCTCTTCACTGATAAACTGAGCGGAGAAGCCAAACACAAATTCTTCAG GTGCATGCTGAAGACCAGCCACCATGCCGGGGTGGACGGTCACATCATCAAGAACATTAAAAAGCAGGTCGATTTGACCAGAAAG GCCGCTGGCAGTGTCTGGTTCTCAGGGTCTCACCTCCTGTCCCTGCTGCAGCTGGCCCTGTGCCTCCCGCAGGGGGCTGAGACGGACCTGCTGAACGGCATGGACAG AGTAATAGAGTCGCTGAATCTTCTGCGTTTTTTGCTCATTGTACAAAAGGGACACGGCAGCATT GTCGATGCGTCGGAGCTGCACGCGCTGGCGGAGAGATACCTGAAGACGCTGCGTGCCTGCCTCTGCATGTCCCGGTCCTACTACTCCTCCGAGGTGAAGGGGATAAGAGAAGACCACAAGAACAAGGCCAAGG AGGCGAGAGAAGCTCAGAGGGGAAAGAATCCAGCCAGGGACATCACAGTGAAGAACGAGAAGCTGTCCAGTATGTCTCCAGAGGTACAACATCAG GTTCTACAGAGTGCccttgtgacctttgacctcatggaGAGCCTGGTGGTGCGGATCGAGGAGCTCATGGAAGGGAGCTGCACGCCTGAAATCTGA
- the c19h1orf146 gene encoding protein SPO16 homolog: MAGQHGKSSSWRTTVIISASLQNHESARILRTQQHRLRFSDAVEPNSFVFPLSGTAFLMVDSEEFTEETFGKIQRFVQVHRNSFLLLQAPVYGTREWGIISSVQDRFFGSNLRILPVHNNVDMVNGIVTVAKATSKPHGDVVRERVALARAHIVEHSAVWEMLRDVQLFSAKAYSRTGPPPSVHGEILDVGWRGPSSNACSVEFDSE; this comes from the exons ATGGCGGGACAGCACGGGAAGAGCAGCTCATGGCGAACTACGGTGATAATAAGCGCTTCGCTTCAG AACCACGAATCGGCCCGAATCCTTCGAACGCAACAACATCGGCTTCGTTTCTCGGACGCGGTCGAACCGAATTCGTTCGTTTTCCCGCTCTCTG gcACGGCATTTTTGATGGTCGACTCTGAGGAGTTCACAGAGGAGACCTTTGGAAAGATTCAGAGGTTTGTTCAGGTTCACAGAAACAGTTTCCTGCTGCTCCAGGCCCCTGTTTATGGAACGAGAGAATGGGGCATCATCTCCTCTGTTCAGGACAG ATTTTTTGGCAGTAACCTCCGCATTCTGCCCGTCCATAATAATGTGGACATGGTGAACGGAATAGTGACCGTTGCTAAG GCCACCAGCAAGCCACACGGGGACGTCGTGAGGGAGCGCGTGGCGCTGGCCCGCGCCCACATTGTGGAGCACAGCGCCGTGTGGGAGATGCTGAGGGACGTCCAGCTGTTTTCTGCCAAGGCCTACAGCCGCACAGGTCCCCCTCCGTCAGTTCACGGTGAAATACTGGATGTTGGGTGGAGAGGCCCGAGTTCAAATGCCTGTTCTGTAGAATTCGACAGCGAGTAG
- the glmnb gene encoding glomulin, FKBP associated protein b isoform X1: MAENDLTEVVQRWQRTPEGEFKEEDRELFINAGRTIVAQGDGGKLLDFFREQRNQGIVKSMGCGLMAPLVDEALKRRKSLVDCRAAIHHLVQTCRPADLQDVLLEQVKSHPEAISDTIMLLVPALQTALLRLGDRKGPSVGATLEVLQTQVAKLPVPYTPRQEREDAYGLGRCCGALLDFVRPFVAEVQGSNATADGRLRTELLKFCMLSLRDPLLQAHLDGPQSSLWNFATQITIILPAIQHPLPKLLLCPTPRKMEQSGDRGESRACLAYLLFVQLIAMEMFPAVFSPVFVLQCNMDYINLLLSSKEEPWLMKGLELYEKSLERVEDGSLPVALLELQSFSRVPQNLVEIMTVCPMEHLKTKGLAVFQLFTDKLSGEAKHKFFRCMLKTSHHAGVDGHIIKNIKKQVDLTRKAAGSVWFSGSHLLSLLQLALCLPQGAETDLLNGMDRVIESLNLLRFLLIVQKGHGSIVDASELHALAERYLKTLRACLCMSRSYYSSEVKGIREDHKNKAKEAREAQRGKNPARDITVKNEKLSSMSPEVQHQVLQSALVTFDLMESLVVRIEELMEGSCTPEI, translated from the exons ATGGCGGAGAATGACCTGACCGAAGTCGTACAGAGATGG CAAAGAACCCCGGAGGGTGAATTTAAAGAGGAGGACCGGGAGCTCTTCATCAACGCGGGCCGCACCATCGTCGCCCAGGGAGACGGCGGCAAACTGCTCGACTTCTTCAGAGAGCAGAGGAACCAG GGTATTGTGAAGTCCATGGGCTGTGGGCTGATGGCGCCCTTAGTGGACGAAGcgctgaagaggaggaagagcctGGTTGACTGCCGAGCGGCGATCCACCATCTGGTGCAG ACTTGCCGTCCTGCTGACCTTCAGGATGTTTTGCTGGAGCAAGTGAAGAGCCACCCTGAAGCCATCTCAGACACCATCATGCTCCTCGTCCCAGCCCTCCAGACAG CGCTGCTCAGGTTAGGTGACAGGAAGGGACCGTCCGTGGGAGCCACCCTGGAGGTCCTGCAGACGCAGGTGGCCAAGCTGCCCGTCCCCTACACGCCTCGGCAGGAGAGGGAGGACGCCTACGGCCTCGGCCGCTGCTGCGGCGCCCTGCTCGACTTCGTACGGCCGTTCGTGGCGGAGGTGCAGGGGAGCAACGCCACAGCGGACGGCAGGTTGAGGACGGAGCTTCTCAAGTT CTGCATGTTGAGTCTGAGGGACCCGCTTCTCCAAGCCCATCTGGACGGGCCTCAAAGCTCCCTGTGGAACTTCGCCACACAGATCACG ATCATCCTCCCAGCGATACAGCACCCGCTGCCGAAGCTCCTGCTCTGCCCGACACCGAGGAAGATGGAGCAGAGCGGGGACCGTGGCGAGTCTCGCGCCTGTCTGGCCTACCTGCTGTTCGTCCAGCTTATTGCCATGGAGATGTTCCCGGCGGTTTTTAG CCCTGTTTTTGTTCTGCAGTGCAATATGGATTATATCAACCTCTTGCTGAGCAG CAAAGAGGAACCCTGGTTAATGAAAGGCCTG GAGCTTTATGAGAAAAGTCTGGAGAGGGTGGAGGACGGGAGTCTCCCTGTTGCTCTGCTGGAGCTCCAGTCCTTCTCCAGGGTTCCTCAG AACTTGGTGGAGATCATGACTGTGTGCCCGATGGAGCATTTG AAAACAAAAGGCCTCGCCGTGTTCCAGCTCTTCACTGATAAACTGAGCGGAGAAGCCAAACACAAATTCTTCAG GTGCATGCTGAAGACCAGCCACCATGCCGGGGTGGACGGTCACATCATCAAGAACATTAAAAAGCAGGTCGATTTGACCAGAAAG GCCGCTGGCAGTGTCTGGTTCTCAGGGTCTCACCTCCTGTCCCTGCTGCAGCTGGCCCTGTGCCTCCCGCAGGGGGCTGAGACGGACCTGCTGAACGGCATGGACAG AGTAATAGAGTCGCTGAATCTTCTGCGTTTTTTGCTCATTGTACAAAAGGGACACGGCAGCATT GTCGATGCGTCGGAGCTGCACGCGCTGGCGGAGAGATACCTGAAGACGCTGCGTGCCTGCCTCTGCATGTCCCGGTCCTACTACTCCTCCGAGGTGAAGGGGATAAGAGAAGACCACAAGAACAAGGCCAAGG AGGCGAGAGAAGCTCAGAGGGGAAAGAATCCAGCCAGGGACATCACAGTGAAGAACGAGAAGCTGTCCAGTATGTCTCCAGAGGTACAACATCAG GTTCTACAGAGTGCccttgtgacctttgacctcatggaGAGCCTGGTGGTGCGGATCGAGGAGCTCATGGAAGGGAGCTGCACGCCTGAAATCTGA